The Lentzea guizhouensis genome contains a region encoding:
- a CDS encoding SGNH/GDSL hydrolase family protein, whose product MRYQRFVALGDSCTEGLDDLLPDGAYRGWADRVASVLDAPGFRYANLGVRGRRLDQMLSEQVPLAAQLSPDLVVLFGGGNDVMSGATIPQIAERADAMVRAATALAPTAAVFTLSDISHRMPFGWRMRPRIEALNSAMRAAADRYGALLVDVWADECVNDSRYFGPDRLHLSSLGHRRLAGHLLSALGVPFDSSWMAPLPGAATNASMWDHWRWLRDQVIPVAYSRSRNKLIGRQPGDGFTPKRPQLLPLA is encoded by the coding sequence ATGAGATACCAACGCTTCGTGGCACTCGGGGACAGCTGCACCGAGGGCCTGGACGACCTGCTGCCCGACGGCGCGTACCGCGGCTGGGCCGACCGGGTCGCGTCCGTGCTGGACGCGCCGGGCTTCCGCTACGCGAACCTCGGCGTGCGCGGACGCCGGCTCGACCAGATGCTGTCCGAACAGGTGCCGCTGGCCGCGCAGCTGTCACCCGATCTGGTGGTTCTGTTCGGCGGCGGCAACGACGTGATGTCCGGCGCCACGATCCCGCAGATCGCCGAACGGGCCGACGCGATGGTGCGCGCCGCGACGGCGCTGGCGCCGACCGCCGCCGTGTTCACGTTGAGCGACATCTCGCACCGGATGCCGTTCGGCTGGCGCATGCGGCCGCGGATCGAGGCCTTGAACTCGGCGATGCGCGCCGCCGCTGACCGCTACGGCGCGCTGCTGGTGGACGTGTGGGCCGACGAGTGCGTCAACGACTCGCGCTACTTCGGCCCCGACCGCCTGCACCTGTCGTCGCTGGGCCACCGCCGGCTGGCCGGGCACCTGCTGTCGGCGCTGGGCGTCCCGTTCGACTCCTCGTGGATGGCGCCGCTGCCCGGTGCCGCGACCAACGCGTCGATGTGGGACCACTGGCGGTGGCTGCGCGACCAGGTCATCCCGGTCGCCTACTCCCGTTCGCGCAACAAGCTGATCGGCCGCCAGCCCGGCGACGGCTTCACGCCTAAGCGTCCGCAGCTTCTTCCGCTCGCCTAG
- a CDS encoding nucleoside hydrolase — MAIPLIIDTDPGVDDAFAIALAARSPEVELVALTTVFGNVSLEHTTRNAQRLLAHLGRTDVPVVRGAEGPSGAADVHGEDGLGGRAHTLPENDRALHEGDVVEFFREHVTAETVVAAIGPQTNIARALEAGVEFPRLIVMGGGLGLGNTTERAEFNFWADPAAARTVIRKGRPVVVPLNLTQRCIADPAFLDAVDPVLSGLTDTYRAYLAGRSDYEGILVHDAVAVAEAIIPGTLTLKTHLLDVDDEGALVEGKHQVEVAEDTDWPALKTFMEQRLSV, encoded by the coding sequence ATGGCGATTCCTCTCATCATCGACACCGACCCCGGCGTGGACGACGCGTTCGCGATCGCTTTGGCCGCGCGCAGTCCCGAGGTCGAGCTGGTCGCGCTGACCACCGTGTTCGGCAACGTGTCGCTGGAGCACACCACGCGCAACGCCCAGCGGCTGCTCGCGCACCTCGGGCGGACCGACGTACCCGTGGTCAGGGGTGCGGAGGGGCCGAGCGGGGCGGCGGACGTGCACGGTGAGGACGGGCTCGGTGGGCGGGCGCACACGTTGCCGGAGAACGACCGCGCGCTCCACGAGGGTGACGTCGTCGAGTTCTTCCGCGAGCACGTCACGGCTGAGACCGTGGTGGCCGCGATCGGGCCGCAGACCAACATCGCCAGGGCGTTGGAGGCGGGTGTCGAGTTCCCGCGGCTGATCGTCATGGGTGGTGGGCTGGGGCTCGGCAACACGACCGAGCGGGCCGAGTTCAACTTCTGGGCCGATCCCGCGGCGGCGCGCACGGTGATCAGGAAGGGCAGACCGGTGGTGGTGCCGCTCAACCTCACCCAGCGGTGCATCGCGGACCCGGCGTTCCTCGACGCGGTGGACCCGGTGCTGAGCGGGCTCACCGACACCTACCGCGCCTACCTCGCCGGCCGGTCGGACTACGAGGGCATCCTCGTGCACGACGCCGTCGCGGTGGCCGAGGCGATCATCCCCGGCACGCTCACCCTCAAGACCCACCTGCTCGACGTCGACGACGAGGGTGCGCTCGTCGAGGGAAAGCACCAGGTGGAGGTCGCGGAGGACACCGACTGGCCTGCGCTGAAGACCTTCATGGAGCAGCGCTTGTCCGTTTGA
- a CDS encoding acyltransferase produces MTSMWGAPVWTRWARSRRDPQQARFLTMASLRWVVRHRAYTPWYLVRYWRLLKFRLLNPHVVLRGMVFFGKRVDVMARPGYGRLEIGRWVHIGDGNAIRCHEGSLRIGDKVVFGKDNTVNCYLDVEIGASSLVADWVYICDFDHKTEDITLPIKDQGIVKSPVRIGPDCWLGTKVTVLRGTRVGRGCVLGAHAVVRGDVPDFKIAVGAPARVVRDRRADYEADAQRRADIADMARKAEEALARRAEEAADA; encoded by the coding sequence ATGACGAGCATGTGGGGCGCACCGGTGTGGACCAGGTGGGCCAGGTCGCGCCGGGATCCGCAGCAGGCGCGCTTCCTCACGATGGCGTCGTTGCGGTGGGTGGTGCGGCATCGCGCGTACACGCCGTGGTACCTGGTGCGGTACTGGCGGCTGTTGAAGTTCCGGCTGCTCAACCCGCACGTGGTGTTGCGCGGCATGGTGTTCTTCGGCAAGCGGGTCGACGTCATGGCGCGGCCGGGTTACGGGCGGCTGGAGATCGGGCGGTGGGTGCACATCGGGGACGGCAACGCCATCCGGTGTCACGAGGGGTCGTTGCGGATCGGCGACAAGGTCGTGTTCGGCAAGGACAACACGGTCAACTGCTACCTGGACGTCGAGATCGGGGCGTCGAGCCTCGTCGCGGACTGGGTGTACATCTGCGACTTCGACCACAAGACCGAGGACATCACGCTGCCGATCAAGGACCAGGGCATCGTGAAGTCGCCGGTGCGGATCGGGCCCGACTGCTGGCTCGGCACCAAGGTGACGGTGCTGCGGGGCACGCGGGTCGGGCGCGGGTGCGTGCTCGGGGCGCACGCGGTGGTGCGCGGGGACGTGCCCGACTTCAAGATCGCGGTCGGGGCGCCGGCCCGTGTGGTGCGGGACCGGCGCGCCGACTACGAGGCGGACGCGCAGCGCCGGGCCGACATCGCCGACATGGCGCGCAAGGCCGAGGAGGCGCTGGCTAGGCGAGCGGAAGAAGCTGCGGACGCTTAG